A single genomic interval of Streptomyces sp. 1222.5 harbors:
- a CDS encoding cytochrome c biogenesis CcdA family protein, which yields MSATLTLAAVGQNQTVLHGALLISAPLALLGGLVSFFSPCVLPLVPGYLSYVTGVAGTDLAEARRGRMVAGASLFVVGFSAVFVSGGALFGYFGSTLQDYRDPLSKALGVLMILMGVFFMGLMPWFTQREFRFHRRPSNGLVGAPFLGALFGIGWTPCMGPTLSSVNALSWNEASAGRGALLTVIYCVGLGVPFVLTAIAFRKALGAFAWVKRHYVWVMRIGGTMMIVTGVLLLTGAWDALVQQMQTWSNGFSVGI from the coding sequence GTGAGCGCGACCCTGACGCTGGCCGCGGTGGGCCAGAACCAGACCGTGCTCCACGGCGCCCTGCTGATCTCCGCACCCCTGGCGCTGCTCGGCGGGCTGGTCTCCTTCTTCTCGCCCTGCGTCCTGCCGCTGGTCCCCGGCTACCTCTCCTACGTCACCGGCGTCGCCGGCACCGACCTGGCCGAGGCCCGGCGCGGCCGGATGGTCGCCGGCGCCTCCCTGTTCGTCGTCGGCTTCAGCGCCGTCTTCGTCTCCGGCGGCGCGCTGTTCGGCTACTTCGGCTCGACCCTCCAGGACTACCGGGACCCGCTGAGCAAGGCGCTCGGCGTCCTCATGATCCTCATGGGTGTGTTCTTCATGGGGCTGATGCCCTGGTTCACCCAGCGCGAGTTCCGCTTCCACAGGCGGCCGTCGAACGGCCTGGTGGGCGCCCCGTTCCTCGGCGCCCTGTTCGGCATCGGCTGGACCCCCTGCATGGGCCCGACTCTCTCCTCGGTGAACGCGCTCTCCTGGAACGAGGCGAGCGCCGGACGCGGCGCCCTGCTGACGGTGATCTACTGCGTGGGTCTCGGCGTCCCCTTCGTCCTCACCGCGATCGCCTTCCGCAAGGCGCTGGGCGCCTTCGCCTGGGTCAAGCGCCACTATGTCTGGGTGATGCGCATCGGCGGCACGATGATGATCGTGACCGGTGTGCTGCTGCTGACCGGTGCCTGGGACGCCCTGGTGCAGCAGATGCAGACCTGGTCCAACGGCTTCAGTGTGGGGATCTGA